In Amycolatopsis endophytica, the following are encoded in one genomic region:
- a CDS encoding lytic polysaccharide monooxygenase auxiliary activity family 9 protein, which yields MTFRRRIATIAAGAALVPVALVALPGTASAHGYVNSPASRQAQCAQGTVPCGDIKYEPQSVEGPKGLRSCSGGNTRFAELDDDSLGWQATPVGSTAQFTWTLTVQHRTSTWEYYIGDTQVAVIDDGGAQPGATVTHDVDLSGFSGRQKVLAVWNIADTSNAFYACIDLQIG from the coding sequence ATGACCTTCAGACGACGTATCGCGACCATCGCCGCCGGGGCGGCTCTCGTCCCGGTCGCCCTCGTGGCCCTGCCGGGCACAGCCAGCGCCCACGGCTACGTCAACTCGCCCGCCAGCAGGCAGGCCCAGTGTGCCCAGGGAACCGTGCCCTGTGGCGACATCAAGTACGAACCGCAGAGCGTGGAAGGCCCCAAGGGCCTGCGCAGCTGCAGCGGCGGCAACACGCGCTTCGCCGAGCTGGACGACGACAGTTTGGGCTGGCAGGCGACACCGGTGGGCAGCACGGCGCAGTTCACCTGGACGCTCACCGTCCAGCACCGCACCAGCACGTGGGAGTACTACATCGGCGACACCCAGGTCGCCGTGATCGACGACGGTGGCGCGCAGCCCGGCGCGACCGTCACGCACGACGTCGACCTGAGCGGGTTCTCCGGGCGGCAGAAGGTGCTGGCGGTCTGGAACATCGCCGACACGTCCAACGCCTTCTACGCCTGCATCGACCTGCAGATCGGCTGA
- a CDS encoding enolase C-terminal domain-like protein, which yields MGARITGLETFDVRFPTSRELDGSDAMNEAPDYSAAYLVLHTDDGHAGHGFTFTIGRGNELAVAAARVIGERAVGLAVDDVVHDLGGFARHVAADSQLRWLGPDKGTIHLGTAAVVNAAWDLAAKLAGKPVWKLLADMSPRQLVDLVDWRYLTDALTPDQALEMLQRQEPGRAEREAYLREHGYPAYTTSAGWLGYDDGKLARLCREAVEQGWDAVKLKVGGNLDDDIRRCRIAREILGPHRRLMIDANQTLGVPDAIRWARALGESGIWWFEEPTSPDDVLGHAAIAAEIAPIKVATGEHAHNAVMFKQFLAADAIGICQIDACRLGGVNEAVAALLLAATKGVPVCPHAGGVGLCELVRHLSMFDYVAVSGSMENRVVEYVDHLHEHFVDPVRMRGSRYLVPELPGYSAEMHPDPVRRFAFPDGEAWRT from the coding sequence ATGGGCGCACGCATCACCGGGCTGGAGACGTTCGACGTCCGCTTCCCCACCTCGCGGGAGCTGGACGGGTCGGACGCGATGAACGAGGCGCCCGACTACTCCGCCGCCTACCTCGTGCTGCACACCGACGACGGGCACGCCGGGCACGGCTTCACCTTCACCATCGGCCGAGGCAACGAGCTGGCGGTGGCCGCGGCGCGGGTGATCGGCGAGCGCGCCGTCGGTCTGGCGGTCGACGACGTGGTGCACGACCTCGGCGGTTTCGCCCGGCACGTCGCCGCGGACAGCCAGCTCCGGTGGCTCGGCCCGGACAAGGGCACCATCCACCTCGGCACCGCGGCGGTCGTCAACGCGGCGTGGGACCTCGCGGCGAAGCTCGCGGGCAAACCGGTGTGGAAGCTGCTGGCGGACATGAGCCCGCGGCAGCTCGTCGATCTCGTCGACTGGCGCTACCTCACCGACGCCCTCACGCCCGACCAGGCACTGGAGATGCTGCAACGCCAGGAGCCGGGCCGCGCGGAGCGCGAGGCGTACCTGCGCGAGCACGGCTACCCGGCCTACACGACCAGCGCCGGATGGCTCGGCTACGACGACGGGAAGCTCGCGCGCCTGTGCCGTGAGGCCGTCGAGCAGGGCTGGGACGCGGTCAAGCTCAAGGTCGGCGGCAACCTCGACGACGACATCCGCCGCTGCCGCATCGCCCGCGAAATCCTCGGCCCGCACCGCCGCCTGATGATCGACGCGAACCAGACACTCGGCGTGCCGGACGCGATCCGCTGGGCGCGGGCGCTCGGCGAGTCCGGCATCTGGTGGTTCGAGGAACCGACCAGCCCGGACGACGTTCTCGGCCACGCCGCGATCGCCGCGGAGATCGCGCCGATCAAGGTCGCGACCGGGGAACACGCCCACAACGCCGTGATGTTCAAGCAGTTCCTCGCGGCGGACGCGATCGGTATCTGCCAGATCGACGCGTGCCGGCTCGGCGGGGTCAACGAGGCCGTCGCCGCGCTCCTTCTCGCCGCGACGAAGGGCGTGCCGGTGTGCCCGCACGCGGGCGGGGTCGGCCTGTGCGAGCTGGTGCGGCACCTGTCGATGTTCGACTACGTGGCGGTGAGCGGGTCGATGGAGAACCGTGTCGTCGAGTACGTCGACCACCTGCACGAGCACTTCGTGGACCCGGTGCGGATGCGGGGTTCGCGGTATCTCGTCCCGGAACTGCCCGGATACAGTGCCGAGATGCACCCCGACCCGGTGCGGCGGTTCGCCTTCCCGGACGGCGAGGCGTGGCGCACGTGA
- a CDS encoding TetR/AcrR family transcriptional regulator encodes MATPKRRADAERNRDRVLTAARRLLAERGDEVQLPEIARAAGVGVGTVYRHFPTRRDLIEAAADTRFAEIARFAREDCLGRPAALARYLRHVGEVLDSDRGLSAAVENVRGTAGSAPRDAARADLEAVVAELLAQSRAEGEVRDDCTIGDVYLLAGCLSSVIRTGSGDWRRFLDLAFDGLRPRLSAPE; translated from the coding sequence TTGGCAACACCGAAACGACGCGCCGACGCCGAGCGCAACCGTGACCGCGTGCTGACCGCCGCGCGCCGGCTGCTCGCCGAGCGCGGGGACGAGGTTCAGCTGCCGGAGATCGCGCGCGCCGCCGGCGTCGGGGTCGGCACCGTGTACCGCCACTTCCCCACTCGCCGCGATCTGATCGAAGCCGCGGCCGACACGCGGTTCGCGGAGATCGCCCGGTTCGCGCGCGAGGACTGCCTCGGCCGTCCCGCCGCGCTCGCCCGGTACCTGCGGCACGTCGGTGAAGTCCTGGACAGCGACCGGGGCCTGTCGGCCGCGGTCGAAAACGTCCGTGGCACCGCTGGAAGCGCGCCGCGCGACGCGGCGCGCGCGGACCTGGAGGCGGTGGTCGCCGAGCTGCTGGCGCAGTCCCGCGCCGAGGGCGAGGTGCGTGACGACTGCACGATCGGCGACGTCTACCTGCTCGCCGGCTGCCTGTCGTCGGTGATCCGCACCGGCAGCGGCGACTGGCGGCGCTTCCTGGACCTCGCCTTCGACGGCCTGCGCCCCCGCCTGTCCGCACCGGAGTGA
- a CDS encoding cupin domain-containing protein has translation MSADRLLVLGPGEARPGRVPLPPAFAVKAATADTEGRFSLIEVTLARAIPRHVHTVADEAIYVLEGVLGVDFDDRSFDAPRGTFVLLPHGIPHALRPASDPAPRMLQISSPGGWEHYLEDLFEAGPTVFTDGRLDPAKVNPVAAPHHISYEVR, from the coding sequence ATGTCCGCCGATCGTCTGCTCGTGCTCGGACCCGGTGAGGCCCGGCCGGGCCGCGTTCCCCTGCCACCCGCCTTCGCGGTGAAGGCGGCCACCGCCGACACGGAGGGCCGGTTTTCGCTGATCGAGGTGACACTCGCCCGCGCCATCCCGCGGCACGTCCACACCGTCGCGGACGAGGCGATCTACGTGCTGGAGGGAGTGCTGGGCGTCGACTTCGACGACCGGTCCTTCGACGCGCCGCGAGGCACGTTCGTGCTGCTGCCGCACGGAATCCCGCACGCCCTGCGCCCCGCGTCGGACCCGGCGCCGCGGATGCTGCAGATCTCCTCGCCCGGCGGGTGGGAGCACTACCTGGAGGACCTGTTCGAAGCGGGCCCGACAGTGTTCACCGACGGCCGTCTCGATCCGGCGAAGGTCAACCCGGTCGCCGCGCCGCACCACATCTCCTACGAGGTCAGGTGA
- a CDS encoding SDR family NAD(P)-dependent oxidoreductase: MGRDPKRAEAAAAELSRDTGNPRIEALTADVTRQRDLGQLADRVAREPLHVLINNAGVTRSRRELTEDGVEATFAGNVVAPYLLTRLLRPALAPGARVVNITGGVPKGGLDLDNLQGERSFVGCRSTTSASSRRWR, encoded by the coding sequence GTGGGCCGCGATCCGAAGCGGGCCGAGGCCGCCGCGGCGGAATTGAGCCGGGACACCGGCAACCCGCGGATCGAAGCCCTCACCGCGGACGTGACCCGCCAGCGTGACCTCGGGCAGCTCGCCGACCGCGTCGCACGCGAACCGTTGCACGTGCTCATCAACAACGCCGGCGTGACCCGGTCCCGGCGCGAGCTGACCGAGGACGGCGTCGAGGCCACGTTCGCCGGGAACGTCGTCGCGCCCTACCTGCTGACCCGGCTCCTCCGCCCCGCGCTGGCGCCGGGCGCGCGCGTCGTCAACATCACCGGCGGCGTGCCGAAGGGCGGTCTGGACCTGGACAACCTGCAGGGCGAGCGCTCGTTCGTCGGCTGCAGGTCTACAACCAGTGCAAGCTCGCGCAGATGGCGATGA
- a CDS encoding IclR family transcriptional regulator, translating into MKNKPPYAIESVDHALHLATLLQQEGPLGVSEAAARLGVSRSTAHRLLAMLVYRDFAEQGDDRRYQAGPVLRPADPVGAPVALLRQAAMPHLRALVARTRETVNLQVLAGTEVRFLATVECDQVLRVGDRAGRVLPAHLVSGGKALLAALPPAELTRRYAGSAVNLTRLRRELGLVRRRGFAVNDQATETGLTAVGFAVPWPSGAEPAAALSLALPSARFDHDLLPTWVGALSATATAIRHELG; encoded by the coding sequence GTGAAGAACAAGCCGCCGTACGCCATCGAGTCGGTCGACCACGCCCTGCACCTGGCGACGCTGTTGCAGCAGGAAGGGCCGCTGGGCGTGTCGGAGGCCGCCGCCCGGCTCGGTGTCTCCCGCTCCACCGCGCACCGGTTGCTGGCGATGCTGGTCTACCGCGATTTCGCCGAGCAGGGCGACGACCGGCGCTATCAGGCCGGGCCCGTGCTGCGGCCCGCCGATCCGGTGGGCGCGCCGGTGGCGTTGCTGCGGCAGGCGGCGATGCCGCACCTGCGGGCGCTGGTCGCGCGGACGCGGGAAACGGTGAACCTGCAGGTGCTGGCGGGCACGGAGGTGCGGTTCCTGGCGACGGTCGAGTGCGATCAGGTCCTGCGGGTCGGCGACCGGGCGGGCCGGGTGCTGCCGGCGCACCTGGTGTCCGGCGGGAAGGCGCTACTGGCCGCGCTGCCGCCCGCCGAGCTGACCCGCCGCTACGCCGGTTCGGCGGTGAACCTGACCCGGTTGCGACGTGAACTGGGCCTGGTCCGGCGCCGGGGCTTCGCGGTCAACGACCAGGCCACGGAGACCGGCCTGACCGCCGTCGGGTTCGCCGTCCCGTGGCCGTCGGGCGCCGAACCCGCGGCGGCGTTGTCACTGGCCCTGCCCTCGGCCCGCTTCGACCACGACCTGCTGCCGACGTGGGTCGGCGCCCTGTCCGCCACGGCGACGGCGATCAGGCACGAGCTGGGCTGA
- a CDS encoding MSMEG_0570 family nitrogen starvation response protein translates to MGRKPVPEILFRVRWPDASVQRCYSPSTVVEEVFAPGDSYPVAEFADRSRAALTRASERVRRIHGFGCARAAAQLADIEARAKSFADGRVVIEGFEP, encoded by the coding sequence ATGGGGAGGAAACCCGTGCCGGAGATTCTCTTTCGCGTTCGGTGGCCCGATGCCTCCGTCCAGCGATGCTACTCGCCCTCCACGGTGGTGGAGGAAGTCTTCGCTCCCGGGGACAGCTACCCGGTCGCCGAGTTCGCCGACCGCAGCCGCGCGGCGCTGACCCGGGCTTCCGAGCGCGTGCGCCGCATCCACGGGTTCGGCTGCGCGCGGGCCGCCGCGCAGCTCGCCGACATCGAAGCCCGCGCGAAGTCCTTCGCGGACGGCCGGGTCGTCATCGAAGGGTTCGAACCGTGA
- a CDS encoding MSMEG_0569 family flavin-dependent oxidoreductase: MTSHHAVIVVGGGQAGLSMSHCLSARGVDHVVLERDTAGHEWADRRWDSFCLVTPNWQCRLPGFPYPGDDPDGFMVRDDIVAYLRAYLAAFDFPLVEGVEVTRLRRGGRGFLLSTTDGARTADNVVLATGPYQVPLVPRMAERLPEDLAQVHSADYRNPAQLPPGEVLVVGTGQSGCQIAEDLHLAGRRVHLAVGSAPRVARRYRGRDVVAWLDDMGYYRRGIDEFADADAVRFRANHYVTGRDGGRDIDLRAFARDGMRLYGRLTGIRGGRLTFAQDLRHNLDAADAVSEGIKDSVDTWITARGLDAPHEDRYVPVWQPDTGPSELDLAGSGISSVVWSTGFGRDHRWIEVPVFDGRGYPTHERGVTSCPGLYFLGLPWQHTWGSGRFCGVADDAEYLAAHIASAGRRSDGLHWIAGTPESTYPADEYWTAPRTVA, translated from the coding sequence GTGACCAGCCACCACGCCGTCATCGTGGTCGGCGGCGGCCAGGCCGGCCTGTCGATGAGCCACTGCCTGTCCGCCCGCGGCGTCGACCACGTCGTGCTCGAACGCGACACCGCGGGCCACGAGTGGGCCGACCGCCGCTGGGACTCGTTCTGCCTGGTCACCCCGAACTGGCAGTGCCGCCTGCCCGGTTTCCCCTACCCCGGCGACGATCCGGACGGGTTCATGGTGCGCGACGACATCGTCGCCTACCTGCGCGCCTACCTGGCGGCCTTCGACTTCCCCCTCGTCGAGGGCGTCGAGGTGACCCGGCTGCGCCGCGGCGGCCGCGGGTTCCTGCTGTCCACAACGGACGGTGCGCGCACCGCCGACAACGTCGTGCTCGCCACCGGCCCGTACCAGGTGCCGCTGGTCCCGCGGATGGCCGAACGGCTGCCCGAGGACCTGGCGCAGGTGCACTCCGCGGACTACCGCAACCCGGCGCAGCTGCCGCCGGGTGAGGTGCTCGTCGTCGGCACCGGCCAGTCCGGCTGCCAGATCGCCGAGGACCTGCACCTGGCCGGCCGCCGCGTGCACCTGGCCGTCGGCAGCGCGCCGCGGGTGGCCCGACGGTACCGCGGCCGGGACGTGGTCGCCTGGCTGGACGACATGGGCTACTACCGCCGCGGCATCGACGAGTTCGCCGACGCCGACGCCGTGCGCTTCCGCGCCAACCACTACGTCACCGGCCGCGACGGCGGGCGCGACATCGACCTGCGTGCCTTCGCCCGTGACGGCATGCGCCTCTACGGCCGCCTCACCGGCATCCGCGGCGGGCGGCTGACCTTCGCCCAGGATCTTCGCCACAACCTCGACGCCGCGGACGCCGTGTCCGAGGGCATCAAGGACTCCGTCGACACCTGGATCACCGCCCGTGGCCTCGACGCGCCACACGAGGACCGCTACGTTCCGGTGTGGCAACCGGATACCGGACCGTCCGAACTGGACCTGGCGGGCAGTGGCATCAGCTCGGTGGTGTGGAGCACCGGTTTCGGCCGTGACCACCGCTGGATCGAGGTGCCGGTTTTCGACGGCCGCGGCTACCCGACGCACGAGCGCGGCGTCACCAGCTGCCCCGGCCTGTACTTCCTCGGCCTGCCCTGGCAGCACACCTGGGGTTCCGGGCGGTTCTGCGGCGTCGCCGACGACGCGGAGTACCTGGCCGCGCACATCGCCTCCGCCGGCCGCCGTTCCGACGGGCTGCACTGGATCGCGGGCACCCCGGAGAGCACGTACCCGGCCGACGAGTACTGGACCGCACCCCGGACGGTGGCCTGA
- a CDS encoding amidohydrolase family protein, with product MPVNDAHRHLGVLPAYPFYGGPAVRPDLGARGTIDELLADLDAEGTERALVIPNYGVPDPEIAFSFNELCVEAAQRDDRIRAGLWVSPLDRDAARTAQALSLAAEPGVRALKLSFLLGGRPTDPACRPGLDRIFAAAREHDLVVHVHTSPGAASDIDEVGALVEDYGDDVKVHLVHFGGGMSGHIKLVGSRFFDWIAAGKQVYTDLSWAIGFAPRWLAAEVDRRGLGGDRILFASDEPWGDQAGEYARLAAAAGDGRLAELVFRGTFDKLYG from the coding sequence ATGCCGGTCAACGACGCGCACCGCCACCTCGGCGTGCTGCCCGCGTACCCGTTCTACGGCGGCCCGGCCGTCCGCCCCGATCTCGGCGCCCGCGGCACGATCGACGAGCTGCTCGCCGACCTCGACGCCGAAGGCACCGAACGCGCGCTGGTCATCCCGAACTACGGCGTGCCGGACCCGGAGATCGCCTTTTCCTTCAACGAACTCTGCGTCGAAGCCGCGCAACGCGACGACCGGATCCGCGCCGGGCTGTGGGTGTCCCCTTTGGACCGCGATGCCGCGCGCACCGCGCAGGCGCTGAGCCTGGCCGCCGAACCGGGCGTGCGGGCGCTGAAGCTGAGCTTCCTGCTCGGCGGGCGCCCCACCGACCCGGCGTGCCGTCCCGGCCTGGACCGGATCTTCGCCGCCGCCCGCGAACACGACCTCGTCGTCCACGTGCACACCTCGCCCGGCGCGGCCTCGGACATCGACGAGGTCGGCGCCCTCGTCGAGGACTACGGCGACGACGTCAAGGTGCACCTCGTGCACTTCGGCGGCGGTATGAGCGGCCACATCAAACTGGTCGGCAGCCGGTTCTTCGACTGGATCGCGGCGGGCAAGCAGGTCTACACCGACCTGTCCTGGGCGATCGGCTTCGCGCCGCGCTGGCTGGCCGCCGAGGTCGACCGCCGTGGCCTCGGCGGCGACCGCATCCTCTTCGCCAGCGACGAGCCGTGGGGCGACCAGGCCGGCGAGTACGCCCGGCTGGCCGCCGCGGCCGGCGACGGCCGGCTCGCGGAACTGGTGTTCCGCGGCACCTTCGACAAGCTCTACGGGTGA
- a CDS encoding MSMEG_0572/Sll0783 family nitrogen starvation response protein: MSELTETEQQSLAEIPHPSLPEGSSIYGGTKVFPDYQAEPGQAYFTLVHGIAHESSVSFVAILQATRALRKGFESAIYFYGPGSMNAMATRGFPTTGNSAFPGEHNINDQLKTFIKEGGKVYCCRFGLSLHGLREEDLIEGVIPTHPLDVQDALIHYARKGAIINSTYMW, encoded by the coding sequence GTGTCCGAGCTGACCGAGACCGAGCAGCAGAGCCTCGCCGAGATTCCGCACCCGTCACTGCCGGAGGGCTCCAGCATCTACGGCGGGACCAAGGTGTTCCCGGACTACCAGGCCGAGCCCGGCCAGGCGTACTTCACGCTCGTGCACGGCATCGCGCACGAGTCGTCGGTGAGCTTCGTGGCGATCCTGCAGGCCACCCGCGCGCTGCGCAAGGGCTTCGAGTCCGCCATCTACTTCTACGGCCCCGGCTCGATGAACGCCATGGCCACCCGCGGTTTCCCGACCACCGGCAACTCCGCGTTCCCCGGCGAGCACAACATCAACGACCAGCTCAAGACGTTCATCAAGGAAGGCGGCAAGGTCTACTGCTGCCGCTTCGGCCTGTCCCTGCACGGGCTGCGGGAGGAGGACCTGATCGAGGGCGTCATCCCGACGCACCCGCTGGACGTGCAGGACGCGCTCATCCACTACGCCCGCAAGGGGGCGATCATCAACTCGACCTACATGTGGTGA
- a CDS encoding MSMEG_0568 family radical SAM protein, translated as MKTDNLDVRTDLAVHGVRWDAPVRRSKGAGPSDDGHLVVDGVNAALPLNPDSPYTLRDGRVHRGRIDLGLTVEPVARPKFYDLETADGLPYRKIALLHGRDVLATTVVQTCIRYAEDQRCRFCTIEESLKAGDTVAAKTPAQLAEVAEAAVRLDGVRQMVMTTGTTAGPDRGARHLVRCVKAVLDAVPGLPVQVQIEPPGELSVIADLRAAGATSIGIHVESLDDEVRRRWMPGKGSVPLAEYEAAWDEAVRVFGRNKVSTYLLIGLGEDADELVDGAARLIERGVYPFVMPMRPMAGTLARRDGISGPPASLVRDVSERVAKLLREADMRGADQEAGCAACGACGVLSTAGA; from the coding sequence GTGAAGACCGACAACCTGGACGTCCGGACCGACCTCGCGGTGCACGGGGTGCGCTGGGACGCGCCCGTGCGGCGCAGCAAGGGGGCCGGACCGAGCGACGACGGGCACCTCGTCGTCGACGGTGTGAACGCGGCGCTGCCGCTGAACCCGGACAGCCCCTACACCCTGCGCGACGGCCGTGTCCACCGGGGACGGATCGACCTCGGGCTGACCGTGGAACCGGTGGCCCGCCCGAAGTTCTACGACCTGGAGACCGCGGACGGCCTGCCGTACCGCAAGATCGCGCTGCTGCACGGGCGGGACGTGCTCGCCACGACCGTCGTGCAGACGTGCATCCGCTACGCCGAGGACCAGCGGTGCCGGTTCTGCACCATCGAGGAATCGCTCAAGGCCGGGGACACCGTCGCGGCGAAGACCCCGGCGCAGCTGGCCGAGGTCGCCGAGGCCGCGGTCCGGCTCGACGGGGTGCGGCAGATGGTGATGACCACCGGCACCACGGCGGGCCCGGACCGCGGCGCGCGGCACCTCGTCCGCTGCGTCAAGGCGGTGCTCGACGCGGTGCCGGGATTGCCGGTGCAGGTGCAGATCGAACCGCCGGGCGAACTGTCGGTGATCGCCGACCTGCGTGCGGCGGGCGCGACCTCGATCGGCATCCACGTCGAGTCGCTGGACGACGAGGTCCGGCGGCGGTGGATGCCCGGCAAGGGGTCGGTGCCGCTGGCCGAGTACGAGGCCGCGTGGGACGAGGCGGTACGGGTGTTCGGCCGCAACAAGGTCTCCACGTACCTGCTGATCGGGCTCGGCGAGGACGCGGACGAGCTGGTCGACGGCGCGGCGCGGCTGATCGAGCGGGGCGTGTACCCGTTCGTGATGCCGATGCGGCCGATGGCAGGCACGCTCGCGCGGCGGGACGGGATCTCCGGCCCGCCCGCGTCACTGGTCCGCGACGTGAGCGAGCGGGTCGCGAAGTTGTTGCGGGAGGCGGACATGCGCGGCGCCGACCAGGAGGCTGGCTGCGCGGCCTGCGGGGCATGCGGCGTGCTGAGCACGGCGGGGGCCTGA
- a CDS encoding MSMEG_0567/sll0787 family protein, whose amino-acid sequence MPDVLALLGDSATLARRPAFHIEPADAVAVRAYHALRTEVFVHEQGLFEGHDLDERDEDPRTVVLVARDREGTVIGGVRLGPATAEDLGWWLGGRLVVHPACRGRVGPALVRAACAHAENAGVLRFEATVQARNESLFARLGWDRVRPVAVAGTPHVLMRYPIGRIAALARATKSDLGPLLSGLTGVPGFVGDDGVPVPGSDVVAACDAILPSMVERDPDWAGWCSVLVNVNDLAAMGAEPAGLLDALGARDASFASRVLGGLRRASQAYGVPVLGGHTQLGVPASLAVTALGRTEFPVPGGGGRPGQRVRLTADLGGRWRPGYAGRQWDSTTSRRTPELRAMLTAVARARPPAAKDVSMAGIAGTLGMLAEASGCGAVLDVAAVPRPRGASMGDWLTCFPGYAMLTTGSAELDAGPATSAGCGELVTGRGVALRWPDGEQTPVVAAGVTGLGTS is encoded by the coding sequence ATGCCCGACGTGCTGGCCCTGCTCGGCGACTCCGCGACCCTGGCCCGGCGGCCCGCCTTCCACATCGAACCGGCCGACGCGGTCGCGGTGCGCGCCTACCACGCCCTGCGCACCGAGGTCTTCGTGCACGAGCAAGGGTTGTTCGAGGGGCACGACCTGGACGAGCGCGACGAAGACCCGCGCACCGTCGTCCTCGTCGCCCGCGACCGGGAGGGCACGGTCATCGGCGGTGTCCGCCTCGGCCCGGCCACCGCTGAGGACCTCGGCTGGTGGCTCGGCGGGCGGCTGGTGGTGCACCCCGCGTGCCGGGGCCGGGTCGGCCCGGCACTGGTGCGCGCCGCCTGTGCGCACGCCGAGAACGCCGGGGTGCTGCGGTTCGAGGCCACCGTGCAGGCCCGCAACGAGAGCCTGTTCGCCCGGCTGGGCTGGGACCGGGTGCGCCCGGTCGCGGTCGCCGGGACACCGCACGTGCTGATGCGGTACCCGATCGGCCGCATCGCCGCGCTGGCGCGGGCGACCAAAAGCGACCTCGGCCCGCTGCTGTCCGGGCTGACCGGCGTGCCCGGCTTCGTCGGCGACGACGGGGTTCCGGTGCCCGGCAGCGACGTGGTGGCCGCGTGTGACGCGATCCTGCCCTCCATGGTGGAGCGCGACCCGGACTGGGCGGGCTGGTGCTCGGTGCTGGTCAACGTCAACGACCTCGCCGCGATGGGCGCGGAACCGGCCGGGCTGCTGGACGCCCTCGGCGCGCGCGACGCGTCGTTCGCCAGCCGTGTGCTCGGCGGGCTGCGCCGGGCGAGCCAGGCCTACGGCGTGCCCGTGCTCGGCGGGCACACGCAGCTCGGCGTGCCCGCCTCGCTCGCGGTGACCGCGCTGGGCCGCACGGAGTTCCCGGTTCCCGGCGGTGGCGGACGGCCAGGGCAGCGGGTGCGGCTGACCGCCGACCTCGGTGGGCGGTGGCGGCCCGGGTACGCCGGGCGGCAGTGGGATTCCACCACTTCCCGGCGCACGCCGGAACTGCGCGCGATGCTCACCGCCGTCGCGCGGGCGCGTCCCCCGGCGGCGAAGGACGTGTCGATGGCGGGCATCGCCGGAACGCTCGGCATGCTCGCCGAGGCCAGCGGCTGCGGCGCGGTCCTCGACGTGGCCGCCGTGCCCCGGCCCCGCGGGGCGAGCATGGGCGACTGGCTCACCTGCTTCCCCGGCTACGCGATGCTCACCACCGGGTCCGCGGAGCTGGACGCCGGTCCCGCGACCAGTGCCGGGTGCGGTGAGCTGGTGACCGGGCGCGGCGTGGCGCTGCGCTGGCCGGACGGAGAACAGACCCCGGTCGTCGCGGCCGGGGTGACCGGATTGGGGACCTCATGA
- a CDS encoding carbon-nitrogen hydrolase family protein, with the protein MSTLRMAAVAAPFDRDLEGDFERIAALIATARADGVGLLALPEACLGGYLANLDGGADGPPPLDVDGPEIKRLAALAGDMVVAAGYCEHDGGRLYNSVVCVTGDGVLGNHRKVHQPLSEDATYRAGDGFAAFDTPAGRLGMLICYDKAFPESARGLALDGAEIGVCVSAWPGSRTNPSADLARDRWKRRFDLFDQARALENQIVWLSANQSGTFGDLRFVASAKIVDPGGEVLAGTGVADGIAVAELDVRAALDTARRSMGHLRDRRPEAYPAPAAGGEALAAARY; encoded by the coding sequence ATGAGCACCCTGCGGATGGCCGCGGTCGCGGCGCCCTTCGACCGCGACCTGGAGGGCGACTTCGAGCGCATCGCCGCCCTGATCGCCACCGCCCGCGCGGACGGCGTCGGCCTGCTCGCCCTGCCCGAGGCCTGCCTCGGCGGCTACCTGGCCAACCTCGACGGCGGCGCCGACGGGCCGCCGCCGCTGGACGTCGACGGCCCGGAGATCAAGCGCCTCGCCGCGCTCGCCGGGGACATGGTGGTGGCCGCGGGCTACTGCGAACACGACGGTGGGCGGCTCTACAACAGCGTCGTGTGCGTGACCGGTGACGGCGTGCTGGGCAACCACCGCAAGGTGCACCAGCCGCTGTCGGAGGACGCGACCTACCGCGCCGGCGACGGGTTCGCCGCGTTCGACACGCCGGCCGGGCGGCTGGGCATGCTGATCTGCTACGACAAGGCGTTCCCCGAGTCCGCGCGCGGCCTGGCGCTGGACGGCGCCGAGATCGGCGTGTGCGTGTCGGCGTGGCCGGGCAGCCGCACCAACCCGTCGGCGGACCTCGCGCGGGACCGGTGGAAGCGGCGCTTCGACCTGTTCGACCAGGCGCGGGCGCTGGAGAACCAGATCGTGTGGCTCTCGGCCAACCAGTCCGGGACGTTCGGCGACCTGCGGTTCGTCGCCAGCGCAAAGATCGTGGACCCGGGCGGCGAGGTCCTGGCAGGCACCGGTGTCGCGGACGGCATCGCGGTGGCCGAGCTGGACGTGCGGGCGGCGCTGGACACGGCCCGCCGCTCGATGGGGCACCTGCGGGACCGGCGGCCCGAGGCATACCCCGCGCCGGCCGCCGGCGGGGAGGCACTCGCCGCGGCGCGATACTGA